One region of Natronolimnobius baerhuensis genomic DNA includes:
- the mce gene encoding methylmalonyl-CoA epimerase, with translation MNTHFDHAGVATDDAAELADLYADLFGLEIAHEEEFDGMRVVFVDCGNGYFELLEPLEDGTIAQYLDSHGAGIHHLALATGDLEGALERARASDVRLIDEEPRPGAWGHTVAFLHPADTGGVLLEFVEY, from the coding sequence ATGAACACGCATTTCGATCACGCCGGTGTCGCGACCGACGACGCGGCCGAACTCGCCGATCTGTACGCAGACCTCTTCGGCCTCGAGATCGCCCACGAAGAGGAGTTCGACGGCATGCGCGTCGTCTTTGTAGACTGCGGAAACGGCTACTTCGAACTGCTCGAGCCACTCGAGGACGGGACAATTGCGCAGTATCTCGACTCACACGGTGCGGGGATTCACCACCTCGCGCTCGCGACTGGTGATCTCGAGGGCGCGCTCGAGCGTGCGCGCGCGAGTGATGTTCGATTAATCGACGAGGAGCCACGTCCCGGTGCGTGGGGACACACGGTGGCCTTTCTCCACCCGGCGGATACGGGCGGCGTGTTGCTCGAGTTCGTCGAGTACTGA